From one Geoalkalibacter halelectricus genomic stretch:
- a CDS encoding sensor histidine kinase, which yields MESIEGCPNLADGDEELLFNKKKRLMERCFECPRFYEDLLQLRHQGELSAELLGVALESLRDLRLQRQELRGELEVRNREFEFLHEVTSTIQSSLNLDEIIAWALTAITAGQGFGFNRAILLLVDAPRQNLNGYVAVGPRRLEDAQRIWHEIEEKHYSLQEMAQRFFTEKMPAEKEKFRDLLDLLSLPLAKNNHLFIDTLNNSASRHIHNLWQEPQIDRHQVEALEVSEIVLVPLKSHKRRVGLLLADNIVNRRPISRHDLRLLETFARPLAFAIERGALHEQLQKELGKVRDAHQRLQQQQEEMVRMEKMALVGKIVSHFSHSIRNPLMIIGGFARSLSRQIPEGDERRRYIESIVRETRKLEDVLQEALNYSEALHPTFDLWDINQLLTTVYGGLLEDMDLGGVAAHFDLSVGLPLARIDFKQMSYCLRSLFNNALEAMPQGGKLTISTRASDTHLMIEIRDSGPGIAPEILDQVESPFATNNGKTTGLGLSLCSRILRGHGGTFSLANSEQGGAVVTLSLPLQ from the coding sequence TTGGAGTCCATTGAGGGCTGTCCGAACCTCGCCGACGGCGACGAGGAACTGCTGTTCAACAAAAAGAAGCGGCTGATGGAGCGTTGCTTCGAATGCCCGCGCTTCTACGAGGATCTGCTTCAATTACGTCATCAAGGGGAACTCTCGGCCGAGCTGCTCGGGGTCGCTCTTGAGAGCCTTCGCGACCTGCGCTTGCAGCGCCAGGAGCTTCGCGGCGAACTTGAGGTTCGCAATCGCGAATTCGAGTTTCTCCATGAGGTGACATCGACCATTCAATCCAGCCTCAACCTGGATGAAATCATCGCCTGGGCACTGACCGCGATCACCGCCGGACAGGGTTTCGGCTTCAACCGCGCCATCCTGCTGCTGGTCGATGCCCCCAGGCAAAACCTCAACGGTTATGTCGCCGTCGGCCCCCGGCGCCTGGAAGACGCGCAGCGCATCTGGCACGAAATCGAGGAAAAACACTATAGCCTGCAAGAAATGGCGCAGCGTTTTTTCACGGAGAAAATGCCTGCCGAGAAGGAAAAATTTCGCGACCTCCTCGACCTACTTTCCCTGCCCCTGGCGAAAAACAACCATTTGTTCATAGACACGCTTAACAACTCCGCCAGTCGCCACATTCACAATCTCTGGCAGGAGCCGCAAATCGACCGACACCAGGTTGAGGCCCTGGAGGTCAGCGAAATCGTCCTGGTGCCCTTGAAGAGCCACAAGCGCCGGGTGGGATTGCTGCTTGCCGACAATATCGTCAACCGTCGCCCCATCAGCCGCCACGACCTGCGTCTCCTCGAAACCTTCGCGCGCCCCCTGGCCTTTGCCATTGAGAGGGGGGCCTTGCATGAGCAGTTGCAAAAGGAACTGGGCAAGGTCCGCGACGCCCACCAGCGCCTGCAACAGCAGCAGGAAGAGATGGTGCGCATGGAAAAGATGGCGCTGGTGGGAAAAATCGTCTCGCATTTCTCCCACTCCATCCGCAATCCCCTGATGATCATCGGCGGCTTCGCCCGGTCCTTGAGCCGGCAAATCCCCGAGGGCGACGAACGTCGCCGCTACATCGAATCCATCGTCCGCGAAACGCGCAAGCTCGAAGATGTCCTCCAGGAAGCCCTCAACTATTCGGAAGCCCTGCACCCGACCTTTGATCTGTGGGATATCAACCAGTTGTTGACCACGGTCTACGGCGGTCTGCTTGAGGACATGGACTTGGGAGGCGTTGCCGCGCATTTCGACCTGAGTGTCGGCCTGCCCCTGGCGCGCATCGACTTTAAGCAAATGAGCTACTGCCTGCGCAGCCTTTTCAACAATGCGCTGGAGGCCATGCCCCAAGGCGGCAAGTTGACCATTTCCACCCGGGCCTCGGATACCCACCTGATGATTGAAATCCGTGATTCCGGCCCCGGCATCGCTCCGGAAATCCTCGACCAGGTGGAATCGCCCTTCGCCACCAACAACGGCAAGACGACCGGCCTTGGCCTCTCTCTGTGTTCACGCATTTTGCGCGGCCATGGCGGCACCTTCTCCCTGGCTAACAGCGAACAAGGCGGGGCGGTGGTCACATTGAGCTTGCCCCTGCAATAA